From the genome of Lotus japonicus ecotype B-129 chromosome 6, LjGifu_v1.2, one region includes:
- the LOC130726106 gene encoding adenylate isopentenyltransferase 5, chloroplastic-like, with translation MIIPVPPSPCKQELPLVNFQNGLIMESLFRHHRNKDKVVVIMGATGTGKTKLAIDLAKHFQPAEIVNSDKIQVYKGLDITTNKVTEEECGGIPHHLLGAVDDPNYNFTANDFCHHACSAIDSIVKKDGLPIIAGGSNSYLDALVNHHAEFRLRYECCFLWVDVSLPVLHSSLQARADRMIEAGQVDEVREFFDPSADYTRGIKRAIGVPEFDDFLRAEANGEDDMTILRLLEGAIARTKINNCTLANRQVQKIHRLHRVWRRSMHRLDANDVFLRRSSGDSADSEEAWQDHVLAKSLMILHNFLYKEISCVPTRSPQVALPAFAAVAVTH, from the coding sequence ATGATTATCCCAGTGCCTCCATCTCCTTGCAAGCAAGAACTGCCACTAGTAAACTTCCAAAATGGGCTAATCATGGAGTCTCTGTTTCGCCACCACCGGAACAAGGACAAAGTGGTGGTGATAATGGGGGCCACTGGCACTGGCAAGACGAAGCTGGCAATAGATTTAGCCAAACACTTCCAACCAGCAGAGATAGTGAACTCAGACAAAATACAAGTTTACAAAGGCCTTGACATCACAACAAACAAAGTAACAGAGGAAGAGTGTGGTGGAATCCCACACCATCTTCTCGGTGCTGTGGATGATCCTAACTATAATTTCACTGCTAATGATTTCTGCCACCATGCGTGTTCCGCCATCGATTCCATCGTGAAGAAAGATGGATTACCCATCATTGCTGGCGGTTCAAATTCCTACCTTGATGCTCTGGTGAACCATCATGCAGAGTTCAGGTTGAGATACGAGTGTTGCTTCCTCTGGGTTGATGTTTCACTCCCTGTTCTCCATTCCTCGCTTCAGGCCCGTGCGGATCGCATGATTGAGGCGGGGCAAGTGGATGAGGTTCGTGAATTCTTCGATCCTTCTGCGGATTACACTAGAGGGATCAAAAGGGCGATTGGTGTGCCGGAGTTTGACGATTTCTTGAGAGCAGAGGCGAATGGGGAAGATGACATGACGATACTGCGGCTTCTGGAGGGTGCCATTGCGAGGACCAAGATTAACAACTGCACCCTCGCCAATCGCCAGGTTCAGAAGATTCATCGCCTCCACAGGGTGTGGAGGAGGAGCATGCATCGGTTAGATGCCAATGACGTCTTCCTCCGAAGAAGCAGCGGTGACTCTGCTGATTCGGAGGAAGCGTGGCAGGATCACGTGCTCGCCAAGAGTCTCATGATCCTGCATAACTTTCTCTACAAGGAAATTTCTTGTGTTCCGACTAGGTCACCGCAGGTGGCCCTCCCGGCCTTTGCGGCGGTGGCGGTGACACACTAG